ATAATTCCAGGTGGCAATGGGTATTTACAAAGCCGGGGCAAAGGATGCCGTTCAGTTGTTGTACCCCCTCGCCGGCTTCAGTTTCCGGAACAATACCCGCCACAGCGCCGTTTTCCTCCAGTATGAGTACTTTCCCGGGACCCAGCAGCTCATGGCCATTAAATATATCCGTTCCTTTTAATTTGATCTGTTTCAATTACCTGCTCTTTAATTAAGTTAATGGTGTTAATTTTGCAACCCGATTGATGACCCTGCCGTTTGTATGGAGGCAGGAACTCAAAAGTCAAATATAATTATGATAGACAAACTGGAAGCTATAAAAGGTCGATTCGATCAGGTATCCATGGCACTTACCAATCCTGAAGTAGTTAGCGATAACAAGAAATTCGGGCAGCTCAGTAAGGAATACCGTCAGTTGGAAAAGATAGTAAAGGCCTACGACGCCTATCGGAAAACGCTGGATAATATTGCTTTTAACAAAGAAGTACTGGACAGTGGCGACGAAGAGATGCGCGAACTGGCGAAGGCGGAAACCGAGGAATTACAGGAGCAGAAAACTGCTCAGGAAGCGGAGATCCGTAACCTGCTGATCCCGAAAGATCCGCAGGATGAGAAGAATGCCATCCTGGAGATCCGCGCAGGTACCGGTGGAGATGAAGCCAGCCTGTTTGCCGGAGATCTGTTCCGCATGTATCTCCGTTTCTGCGAGCTGAAAGGATGGACTACCTCGCTGCTGAACGAGAACCCAGGCTCAGTGGGAGGTTATAAGGAAATTGTGCTGGAAGTGAATGGCGATGATGTATACGGAACGCTGAAATTTGAATCCGGCGTGCACCGTGTACAGCGTGTACCGGCAACGGAAGCATCCGGCAGGGTACATACCTCGGCTGCAACAGTGGCGGTATTGCCGGAAGCAGAAGAAGTGGACGTAGATATCCGGGAAGCAGATATTAAGATGGATACTTTCCGTTCTTCCGGTGCGGGTGGCCAGCACGTAAACAAAACCGAATCTGCGGTGAGGCTGACGCATATCCCTACCGGCGTGGTAGTGGAGTGCCAGGAAGGCCGAAGCCAGCATTCCAACCGCGAAATAGCGATGAAAATGCTGCGTACACGCATTTATGAAGCAGCGGTTCGTAAGCACGAGGATGCCATTGCATCTCAGCGAAAAAGCCTCGTATCAACCGGCGACCGTTCTGCCAAGATCCGTACCTATAACTATCCGCAGGGGCGCGTAACGGATCACCGTATTGGTATGACCATCTATAACATGGATGCTTTCATGAATGGCGATATTAAAGAAATGGTGGAGGCCCTGCAGTTTGCCGAAAATGCTGAAAAGCTGAAACAGGGCAGCTGATGGCCGGCAGGGCAGGGCAAACGGGATAATTTAAGAAAAATTAATAAATGCTCCGTTTGCTTTGCCCATCTGTTGTTTCTCCCGTCTTCCCCAAAAAAAATATCCACTCCTCTACCCCTCCCCGCTCCTTTAGCACGAAATATGCTACATTTAGCAACGCGGTATTTGCCGCTGCACTAAAATTGTAACTTTCCTCCTTAAATCATCTCCAAAATGTTAGAGCAATTACTGGATCTCGTTAAGGAACATGCACAGGAAGCTGTTGTAAACAATCCTGACGTTCCCAATGAACACAATGACGCCGTGATCGGCGCAGCCACTTCTTCTATCGCTTCAGGTTTGCAGCAGGAACTGGCCAATGGCAACACTGAAGGCGTACTTGGATTATTGGGTGGCACCCAGAGTGCAACTGCCGACAACCCGGTAGTAAGCAATATTTCAAATAACCTGGTAGGTACGCTCCTGGAAAAGTTTAACCTGGATAAAGGAACTGCTACACAGCTGGCCACTTCCCTTATCCCTACTGTGCTGGGATCTCTGGCTCACAAAACCAACGACCCCAATAACAGCAGCTTCAGCCTGGATGGTATCCTGAATTCTCTTACCGGTGGATCTGCACAGGGCCTCAATTTGCAGAGCATACTGGGGCAGCTGTCTGGTGGCCTCGACAAGAACGGTGATGGTAAAGTAGATCTGAGTGATCTTACCAGCCTGCTTTCCAATGGGGCTCAACAGCAGCAACAACAGCAGGGTGAGAGTGGAGGAATTGGCGGGTTATTAAAAAATCTGCTCGGTTAATCTTTTTGGCGGTTTCCGTTGTTATCAAACAGGTGCAATTTATTTGTATAGGAGATTACTATCATGTGTTTTTGACTTGCGCTTTTTTTGCTGTCTGTTTATTTTTATTTATCAATAAGTTGCGACTGAAAAAGCAGTTGGCAATATATTTGCTTACCAATTTTTCAGTTAATTTTGTTAACAGAATTAATGCTAAAAAATCTTCATGTCTAAAATTATTATGATGAAAAAACTCAATGTTCTGGTAGCTTCGGTCTTGTCTGTAACCATGTTGTTCAGCTGTAAAACCTGGCAGAGCGCGGATAATACAAAAAAAGGTGCTGCAATTGGTGTTGGTGGTGGTGCTGCTGCAGGGGCTATCATTGGTAAAGCGGCAGGTAATACTGCATTAGGAGCAATTATCGGTGCTGTTTTAGGTGGCGCTGGTGGTGCGCTGATCGGTAAGAAAATGGATAAGCAGGCGCAGGAAATCAAGAACGAAGTACCCAATGCTACTGTTGAACGTGTAGGTGAAGGTATTAACGTTACTTTTGACGCCGGTGTTTTATTCGGTTTCGACAAGTCCGATTTATCTGCTGTTGCACAGGACAACATCAAAAAGCTGGCTGCCATATTGAACAAGTATCCTGATACATATGTACGTGTTGAAGGTCATACCGACGACCGTGGTACAGATGAGTACAATATGAAATTATCAGAAAGAAGAACAAAGAGCGTAACTGCTTATCTGCAACAGCAGGGTATTGCAGCGGATCGTATCCAGGGCTTCTGGTATGGTAAATCCCAGCCGAAAGTGCCTAACGATACTGATGCAAACCGTGCCCTCAATCGTCGTTGTGAATTCTCCATCTTTGCTAACGATAAGATGAAGAACGACGCGAAGAAAGAAGCAGGACAGCAGTAATAAAGATATCAGAGAGACTTATTTCTCATAAGCAGATATACACTCCCCCCTGGTTACAGGGGGGATTTTTATTTTTGCTTCTCTGTAAAAAACAGGTACCGGGTTAGTTTGAACACCCAAACACCTGCAATGGCGCCGAGTGTATCGGCAAGTACATCGTACATATCGAAGCTGCGGCCGATAGCCCAGTATTTTTGAATGAATTCAATAGCAAGGCCATAGCAGGCGGAGCATAGCACCAGAATAAAGAGTGTAGTAGATGATATACGATGCTTTAGCCAGTAAATACCGAGAGCCAGGAATAATACCACGCCACCGAACATCCCGAAATGGACGATTTTATCAAAATGCACGGCTTGAAAAAATGAGTTGGAAGGAATGTCTTTTCCCGGGAGGGTACACAAAACAAGGATCATAATGATCCAAAGAATAGCTGGCAGGTAATATTTCAGAGATTTCATCTGGATTCCGCGACTTTGACTTTATGAAAAAGGACAACAGGCCAGTTGTATAACGTAGCCTGTTGTCCTTTAGTTATGTTGATAATATATGGGCAGAATTATTCGCCTACCAATGCTTTATAAGCAGCAGCATCCAGCAAACCATTTATATCAGCAGGGTTGGAAACAGTCATTTTTACCATCCAGCCGTCGCCATAAGGATCCGAATTTACCAGTTCAGGTGAGGATTCCAGCTCGTCATTTACCTCCTTAATAGTACCTGCTACCGGCAAAAAGAGGTCTGATACGGTTTTTACTGCTTCAACAGTGCCAAAAACTTCTTCAGCCTGAAGGGTTTTACCTACTGTAGGGATGTCAACGAACACTATATCGCCTAACTCACGCTGAGCAAATTCTGTGATGCCGATAGTGGCTTCGTTACCATTTAATATAATCCATTCGTGATCCTTTGTGTAACGCAGATTTGACGGAAAATTCATATCAAGTTTGATTTTGAGCCGTAAAAATACAGAAAGTATTATGATTTTGACGGTGGACCGTCTTTTTAAATTTTCTCTATTAGAAGAAGAACCATTTTTTCTTTAGCCTGATACGCATGGGCATATCTTCCAGCGGTCTGTTATTGCCATCAGTTTTCATTGCTGCAATTTTATCGATAACATCCATGCCTTTAATAACCTGGCCAAATACGGTATAGCTTTGGTCGAGGTGTGGGCTGCCACCAACGGTCTTGTATACCTTGCGCTGGTCGACGGGGATTTTACGGCCCCCCAACCGGGTTTTCTCCAGTTTGTCCAGCTGCTCGTCAGTGAATACCTTGCCCTGTACGATATAGAACTGGCATCCGGAGGAGGCTTTGTCGGGCCGGTCGTCCCGGGCTGCAGCCAGTGCTCCTTTGCAGTGATAAAGATCCAGCTGAAACTCCGGAGGAATGGTGTAGCCTACATCACCGTTGCCTAGTGTATCTCCGCGATGAGCATGTTTGGAATCAGGATCGCCTCCCTGAATCATAAAGTGCTGTATTACCCGGTGAAAGAGCGTGCTGTCGTAAAAGTGCTGCCTGGTAAGCTTGATGAAATTATCCCTGTGCTTAGGAGTCTGATCATACAAAAGAACAACCATGGTTCCATATGGAGTAAAGATCTTTACCTTACGGTGTTTAGCTGCCATCGGGTGTAATACAAGCAGCAAAAGGGTACTCAGGAGTAAAAAACGCTTCATAATATTGATTTATACTTCGTGGTCTGCGAAGTAGGCGATAACATGCTCTTTCAGGAATTGCTCCTGGTCGGCCATATCCATTTTCGGAACAGGCTGTAATTCTTTGAAATGAGGCCACCCGTCTTTGTCGTAGCCATCTACTTCATAATAGCCACTCTGGCTTAACAGGGTACATACTGCTACATGCATGAGATCCTGTTTTTGTTCTTTGGTGTATTTCTTTTTGAGATTATTCAGTTCGTTTATGCCTATCAGAAAGAGGATGGCTTCCATGTTAGGCTTTTTGCCAAACCTGGCAGTAAGCATATCCTCTATCGGTTTCCAGCGCTGTTCGAAATCTTCCATTTTATGTTGTTTTTATATACGGGGCTGAAGGGGCCGGACGCAGCCGGAGCATTTCGGAGAACCGCCCGGTGTTTGCTTCCAGGGCTTTCAGCTCCACGCAAAGGTACGTTTTAAGCAATTTATTATAGAAATATGCAGAGCTTTATTAATTTACGCGGGGTCATTAAAGGATGTATTGTCTAAGAAGCCCTACTGGCGCAAGTTTAACAGCATTTTAACGGCGACTTCACATAGTGATAAGTTTTATTTGACCAGAGAATGTTTATTTTAGCACACCTGAAAAATTATTAGCATGGAAAATACATCGTCCGATATCCGGCAACTGAATGAGAAAATACACCAGGCCAGCGCCTTTGTAGACCTGCTCACAATGGAGCTGGGTAAAGTAATTGTTGGCCAGCGTTATATGGTGGAAAGACTCCTCATCGGTTTGCTGGCCCAGGGCCACGTACTGCTGGAAGGGGTGCCTGGTTTGGCAAAGACCCTGTCCATTAAATCCCTGTCGTCCGCCATTAACGCTAAGTTCAGCCGTATTCAGTTTACGCCTGATCTGTTACCGGCCGATGTGATCGGAACCATGATCTATAACCAGCAGAAAAACGAGTTTGTAGTACGCAGAGGACCGATTTTTGCCAACTTTATATTGGCAGATGAAATTAACAGGGCCCCTGCAAAAGTACAGAGTGCCCTGCTGGAAGCCATGCAGGAAAGACAAATCACCATCGGTGATTCAACTTTCAAACTGGATGAACCTTTCCTGGTACTGGCTACACAGAACCCGATTGAACAGGAAGGTACTTATACGCTGCCTGAAGCCCAGGTAGACCGTTTCATGCTGAAAGTCGTGATCGGCTACCCGACCAGGGAAGAAGAAAAACTGATCATTCGCCAGAACCTCAATCCGGAAGCGGCTAACCCGATCCGCAGTATTATACAGCCATCCGACATACTGGAAGCGCGTAAGCTGGTGAGGGAAGTATACATGGACGAGAAAATTGAGAAATATATTCTTGATATCGTGTTCGCTACCCGTAATCCGGAAGAGTATAAACTGAATAAGCTCAAACCGCTGATCGCTTATGGAGGTTCTCCAAGAGCCAGCATTAACCTCGCCTGGGCTGCAAAGGCTTATGCCTTTATGAAGCGCAGAGGATATGTGATCCCGGAAGACGTACGCAGTATATGCTTTGATGTGATGCGCCATCGCGTTGGCCTGACCTATGAAGCAGAAGCTGAAAACGTTACCAGCGAAAATATATTGAGCGAAATCCTCAATGCGGTAGAAGTACCTTAATTCTTAATCTGTAACACTTTCCTATGTTGGATACGGCAGAAATACTGAAGAAGGTAAGGCAGATAGAAATCAAAACAAAAGGACTTACCAACCACATATTTGCGGGGGAATACCATAGTGCCTTCAAAGGACGGGGTATGTCGTTCAGCGAAGTGAGGGATTATCATTTCGGCGACGATGTACGTTCTATCGACTGGAATGTAACCGCCCGTTTTAACCATCCTTTTGTGAAGGTTTTTGAGGAAGAAAGGGAACTCACCGTGATGTTGCTGGTGGATGTAAGTGAAAGTTCCTCTTTCGGAACAAAGAACAGGGACAAAAGAGATCTGATCACTGAAATCTGCGCTGTACTGGCTTTCTCTGCCATCAATAACAATGATAAAGTAGGCGTGATCTTTTTTAGCGATGGCATGGAGAAATATATACCACCCAAAAAAGGGAAGTCACATATCCTCTTCATTATCCGCGAGCTGCTATCGTTTACGCCTAAACGAAAAGGTACGAATATCAAGGAAACGCTCCGGTTCTTTAACAATGCCACCAAAAAACGCAGCATCGTTTTTATGCTGAGCGATTTTTTGTCGGGCCAGTACCAGGACGCACTGAATATTGCCGCTAAACGGCATGATGTGGTAGGGATTCAGGTGTACGATCAGCGCGACAAAGAGCTGCCTCCTGTAGGGCTTATCCAGGTATCAGATGCAGAAACAGGAGCAACGCAGTGGGTGGATACGAACGACCGCCGGGTGCGCCAGTACTACGAACAGCTGTTTCAGCAGCATTCGCAATATTGCAGGAATGCTTTCATGAAAAGTGGTGCAGAATTGATGAGCATAAGAACAGATGAAGACTATGTAAAAGCACTGCAGACATTTTTCCTGAACCGGGCAT
The genomic region above belongs to Chitinophaga sp. 180180018-3 and contains:
- the prfA gene encoding peptide chain release factor 1 — its product is MIDKLEAIKGRFDQVSMALTNPEVVSDNKKFGQLSKEYRQLEKIVKAYDAYRKTLDNIAFNKEVLDSGDEEMRELAKAETEELQEQKTAQEAEIRNLLIPKDPQDEKNAILEIRAGTGGDEASLFAGDLFRMYLRFCELKGWTTSLLNENPGSVGGYKEIVLEVNGDDVYGTLKFESGVHRVQRVPATEASGRVHTSAATVAVLPEAEEVDVDIREADIKMDTFRSSGAGGQHVNKTESAVRLTHIPTGVVVECQEGRSQHSNREIAMKMLRTRIYEAAVRKHEDAIASQRKSLVSTGDRSAKIRTYNYPQGRVTDHRIGMTIYNMDAFMNGDIKEMVEALQFAENAEKLKQGS
- a CDS encoding OmpA family protein; translation: MSKIIMMKKLNVLVASVLSVTMLFSCKTWQSADNTKKGAAIGVGGGAAAGAIIGKAAGNTALGAIIGAVLGGAGGALIGKKMDKQAQEIKNEVPNATVERVGEGINVTFDAGVLFGFDKSDLSAVAQDNIKKLAAILNKYPDTYVRVEGHTDDRGTDEYNMKLSERRTKSVTAYLQQQGIAADRIQGFWYGKSQPKVPNDTDANRALNRRCEFSIFANDKMKNDAKKEAGQQ
- a CDS encoding VanZ family protein, which codes for MKSLKYYLPAILWIIMILVLCTLPGKDIPSNSFFQAVHFDKIVHFGMFGGVVLFLALGIYWLKHRISSTTLFILVLCSACYGLAIEFIQKYWAIGRSFDMYDVLADTLGAIAGVWVFKLTRYLFFTEKQK
- the gcvH gene encoding glycine cleavage system protein GcvH, with protein sequence MNFPSNLRYTKDHEWIILNGNEATIGITEFAQRELGDIVFVDIPTVGKTLQAEEVFGTVEAVKTVSDLFLPVAGTIKEVNDELESSPELVNSDPYGDGWMVKMTVSNPADINGLLDAAAYKALVGE
- a CDS encoding peptidylprolyl isomerase, with the translated sequence MKRFLLLSTLLLLVLHPMAAKHRKVKIFTPYGTMVVLLYDQTPKHRDNFIKLTRQHFYDSTLFHRVIQHFMIQGGDPDSKHAHRGDTLGNGDVGYTIPPEFQLDLYHCKGALAAARDDRPDKASSGCQFYIVQGKVFTDEQLDKLEKTRLGGRKIPVDQRKVYKTVGGSPHLDQSYTVFGQVIKGMDVIDKIAAMKTDGNNRPLEDMPMRIRLKKKWFFF
- a CDS encoding MoxR family ATPase, with protein sequence MENTSSDIRQLNEKIHQASAFVDLLTMELGKVIVGQRYMVERLLIGLLAQGHVLLEGVPGLAKTLSIKSLSSAINAKFSRIQFTPDLLPADVIGTMIYNQQKNEFVVRRGPIFANFILADEINRAPAKVQSALLEAMQERQITIGDSTFKLDEPFLVLATQNPIEQEGTYTLPEAQVDRFMLKVVIGYPTREEEKLIIRQNLNPEAANPIRSIIQPSDILEARKLVREVYMDEKIEKYILDIVFATRNPEEYKLNKLKPLIAYGGSPRASINLAWAAKAYAFMKRRGYVIPEDVRSICFDVMRHRVGLTYEAEAENVTSENILSEILNAVEVP
- a CDS encoding DUF58 domain-containing protein, which gives rise to MLDTAEILKKVRQIEIKTKGLTNHIFAGEYHSAFKGRGMSFSEVRDYHFGDDVRSIDWNVTARFNHPFVKVFEEERELTVMLLVDVSESSSFGTKNRDKRDLITEICAVLAFSAINNNDKVGVIFFSDGMEKYIPPKKGKSHILFIIRELLSFTPKRKGTNIKETLRFFNNATKKRSIVFMLSDFLSGQYQDALNIAAKRHDVVGIQVYDQRDKELPPVGLIQVSDAETGATQWVDTNDRRVRQYYEQLFQQHSQYCRNAFMKSGAELMSIRTDEDYVKALQTFFLNRA